CCATATGAAAACCAGTCTACAATCACAAGAAAGCTCAGATCCAGATATAAATTTTACTAAGTGCTACCTCAACGttgataaataaatatctaTCAAGATTGTTGAGCTAATACTATCTATACATAAAATCCTTGTGATAACCATGCACCGAACTTAGTGGATTGACATGAGCTTTATAGaataggaaaaaatatatgaaagtcATTAGAAAACCTAGAATAGCTATTTAAGAAATGACagaatcattttctttatatgattgtcgataaattaataataaatttcaaatatgacAGAATCATAGTTTCCATAAACAagattaaataattgaaaaaatggtgCCTTGCCTAAAGacagatatttttattaaaaaatacatattactaACAGTAGCAGTGACTGGAAGACTATTTCTTAAAAGCTATTCAAGAAAGAAGCATACAGATAGAGGACGCAACAGACTACTCGCTACGTGGGAAGGAACCGTCATGACAACACTGTTGCTCTGAAGAGAAACCAATCCTTGTGGTGTTTCATATGTCAGATTATACCCTCCTTTATCCAACTTACTGATACTTGAAAGCTTCCAAGACAATTTTACTTTCCCGCCCAAGCTGCCAACAACATAAAAAACTACAAGTTAACTTTTTCCATTGTATTATGATGGCTGCCTTTCCAACTGAAATATTTATCCTTTTCAATGGGTACCTCTTAGAAATTGCATTTGGCAACATAGCAAGTCCTTTCCTAAAAGATCCAACCGTTTGGCCCTTTGGTTTTGGTAGACGCCTAAATGATAATTAAGTTCAGAACATTGAACAAGGATCAATAATAGactcataaattaataatacaatCACAAGATAAGCTTCAATAAATTAGCATTACGGATCTCGAGGTGGCTTGGGTGCACTATTTTTTTCCTGGATTGCTTTGAAAGTGCCACCAATGATACTACCGCCATTCTGCTCAAGCTTCCAAACCTTCCCAAAGGCTGCTTTCATACTTAGTTTTGAAGGATCACCTGCATAGACACCTGCATAAGACAAAATATTCAGGTCAACACAGCCATAAAACCGAGGATAAAGAAGTCATCTATTGCATATTGCAGACTGTTCACAGATTCTACGAAGAATAATAGAATTCAATAGAACTACAGGATGAAACAGATTGATCAATGAAATAGGCTATGCTGTTGGTTATAACCTGAGCAAAATGGCTCTATCAAGCGTTCGAAAACCTCATCACCAAGATTACGACGCACAAACTCCTCAACTGATTCCTCACGCCCCTGTCACTTTTGTAAACATTACAAGACATGAGAACTTCAATTTAAGAATGCAGGCGTATTGAGTCAAAAATAAATGGAGTTGATAGGAAACAAAGTGGAGAAGAGGACAAACTGGAGGAGGAGGACGAATGCCAAGAGCACCAAAGCCAGCCCTGAGTTTGCCACCAATGCTCATCAAGTCAAAGAACGGAAGATCGTTTGGCTTGGATGGGACTGGCCGTAATTCTCCATCCCACAACACAAAGCGAGGCGCATTCGGATCACCCAAAACTAAATCATCCTTCAATCCACTATccacctattaaaaaaaaaatgcaatagaaAGAACCAacaaatcaacaacaaaaatcttCACCAAAAATGAAATCGTGCACGCATAGATCTTAGACATGAGAGAAAACAAATCGTGAACAATCTGACTCTACGTGAAAGAACAATTAATCGATGATCATCTGAAACATTAAAATACAGTGCCTACACCAAACCGAAGCCATGGGGTGAGATGATTTCTCTATGCCTTAAGTGGTGTATTTGGCTCGGCAGTAATTTTAGATAGAGATCGCTCGCTGTGAGAGATTAGAGGCGTATTCTTCCATACattatttctttgggcttctGCTATTGTTCTTGATGGGgctaattttcataatttccttgtttctttttctagatcctagcttgtaattaggtgttctTTCTTCTTTACTTCCTGCGTACTTGGGCAATGCCTATTACTtagttcaataaaatttcattttacttgcaaaaaaaaaaaaaaaaactaaactaaactatAGTACCTACCCCAATAATGTGCCTCCAGAATGTACTCGAGTTTAGAAAGACAACATTTCAAGGTAGGTATACGGGTTCGCATCGCAATAAATTAGTACGAAAATTATGAAGTGGATACAGGCTACGGTTCAACTCGGCTCGAGCAAAGAACAAAGCTAATGTGCAGTAATTAATATCAAACTAGGCAAAAAGCACAAACCCTAGGTAGTGTGAGGCGTACGTACCACCATGGTGAGCATGGGATCAGAGGGCTGGAAGCTATTGGGGCCCTCTTCCCAGAGATAACCATCCCTCTCGACGGTGACGATGTTGCCGCCAACGCGGTCTCTGGCCTCTGTGACGATGACGTTGGGAGCAACATCGGAATGCTTGGTGGCGAGTGCCTGAGCGATGCAGAGGCCGCTGATTCCGCCGCCGACGACAACGCAGTCCACCGTGCCGGAGTGCCTTCGTTCTGTCTCCCAGGTGGAGGAGGAGGTAGAAGAGATCGCGGGTTCCTCCTTGGCGATGGAGCAGCGAATGCGGGTTCGTCTGTTAGGAAAAGGGAGGAAGACAGAAACGGTGGAAGTGGAGAAACGCGTTGGGCGGAGAAGAAGAGGACATTGAGTGCGAAAGAAGAGAGGAAGGTCGGTCAAGGTGCTCATGGCGCGCGCTCGCAATATAGAGACTAGAGGAGGAGGAATAAAGCACCGACCGCTTGTTTACGTTATcttgaagaagagagaaatggtGTAGGATAGGATTTTCTGATCTAGTTTCTTTGTTGTTTGCTGTTACATCATCCGATCCTTCTTCATTTTATGGGCAATCATCTGATCCCTTAACGTGTCAATATACCGTACCCAATCCCCAttttaattatagaaattaaaaaaaaaaaaaacattaaatttaCCTCCTCTAAAgtttttatccaaaataattagttaaataTTCATAAATGATGTGAAATTGTCAAATTGgatttattctctctctctaaatctaGAGTTACGAACTTTAAATAATCTAAATcctataaattatttatcatctttattttttgcttcaaatgttaaaattttatggtAAATTTGTTCTTTTCAGTGtctttattttacttatttttgggcaacataaagtaaaaaacacaaaagtttatatttgtaattttaggatGTGTaaatccttttaatttttttttttgtttaaagagaatGTATTAAACTTACATACagtaaaactatatattttaattctcttttgaaatatgatttttttttttaaaccatgtcTTCAATTATCATATCTCTAAGCATCAATATACATCAAAGGGTGAGTTTCAACTTGACCTCACCATTCCCAATAATCTTGGTTTTACTTGAATCTCCAAACATAATAGTTTTATCTTCTTCAAAGTGAGTATGATTTTTTAACTAACTTTAACATGCTTATTGGCATTGAAATCTGCCAACCACCTTTCAATAAATTGAGTCATGTTAATGCCTGTAATCATTGCTACAAATGGTTCCACAGTTATGTTAACTTGATgattattttctcatttaaaaaacttacaaatttgagcaaaaaactcatttttgcCACAGACAAAACAAGCTTGATTTTGTGAAATGAGTATTTGGCTCTTATTCTTTTGGCTTTCTTTTTGTGAGGTTtactaaattttttgaaattttttatttgcagCTTTAAATGACTATTTCTTCAATTTCAACCTTTGGGCAAgacacaattttcacaaattaaatttacttttgtcgTGAGAACGTATGAGACGTTCAAAAGGCTTATATAGAAGAGCACATTGCActtccattttttaaaattagctCCCTTGAAAAAGAAAGACTTGTTGAGATCTTCAACGCTTTCTGTACATTTTTTGATTGTAGGCTTCatctaatattttcttaaaattgttagtgaaatacacaataatataataaaaattacaataaaatcaacattcaaacaaaatcaaTTTGGATTGAGACACGAAAATCTCGTTCTCTTTTAGGAGATTCAAATCTTCTGTGATATACAAAGTTTCAAATGAATTGGTGCAGCAAATCTCCTCTTGACTTGTCTCTTTCAGGATACAGCAACCTACTTGATTGTCGTATAGCTAAAACCTACTTTGCACAA
This genomic interval from Juglans microcarpa x Juglans regia isolate MS1-56 chromosome 4D, Jm3101_v1.0, whole genome shotgun sequence contains the following:
- the LOC121259809 gene encoding protoporphyrinogen oxidase 1, chloroplastic, whose translation is MSTLTDLPLFFRTQCPLLLRPTRFSTSTVSVFLPFPNRRTRIRCSIAKEEPAISSTSSSTWETERRHSGTVDCVVVGGGISGLCIAQALATKHSDVAPNVIVTEARDRVGGNIVTVERDGYLWEEGPNSFQPSDPMLTMVVDSGLKDDLVLGDPNAPRFVLWDGELRPVPSKPNDLPFFDLMSIGGKLRAGFGALGIRPPPPGREESVEEFVRRNLGDEVFERLIEPFCSGVYAGDPSKLSMKAAFGKVWKLEQNGGSIIGGTFKAIQEKNSAPKPPRDPRLPKPKGQTVGSFRKGLAMLPNAISKSLGGKVKLSWKLSSISKLDKGGYNLTYETPQGLVSLQSNSVVMTVPSHVASSLLRPLSVGAADALSKFYYPPVASVSISYPKEAIRTERLINGELNGFGQLHPRSQGVETLGTIYSSSLFPNRAPAGRVLLLNYIGGATNPGILSKTETELVEAVDRDLRKILIKPNAKDPLMMGVRKWPQAIPQFLIGHLDLLDAAKSALRDTGFQGLFLGGNYVSGVALGRCVEGAYEVAAEVTDFLSQYAYK